GTTATAAAGGAAGAAACGTGTTTGCCGCCAAAAGACGGCGTCAGCCGGCTTCACCGGATAAAAGGAAGAAAAAAGAACTCGCCGACCGGCAGCACCGCCTGCCTGTATGCCGTCGCGGGAGACTGCGTCAACCCGCCCGGCTGCGGACAGCAGGGGCCGAGCGACTGCCTCATGCAGTGCACGCCGCGCGCTTGAGCTGCGTAAGCAGAAGGAGCCGGGTTGCCGGACAACCTGACCGTTTGGGCGTGACCTCTATTTCAAGGGAATAGGGCAAGCGGAGATCGGCCGGTTTCGGTCGCCTGTAGACGTGCCGGTCCTCCAAAAAGCCGCAGAAGCCAACTTTCGGTTATAATGAGAGCGTATGCTTCCGATGCGCGAGCGGCGCAAAGGGAAGAAATCGACAGGCGGTGCGCGGTTTGAAGGCAGGAGGACAAGGAGAGAAACAGCGGCCCGGCGCCGGGGAAGGGCGCTCGGGAAAGGGCCGCGATCCGGCTGCGGGCGGAAACGGCCTTAAGCCGGAAATAAGCCGGACGGACCGAGGCGTGACCGTGCGTTTATCCGGTTCGGGCGGACAAGCCCCGGAGCGGGGAAATGCGGCGCTAGTCGAGGAATTAGGCCGTGACGGGCAAATCGGAGGCCGCCCGCCGGCGGCAGTCGGCATGAGCGGCGATGAAGGGAGTTTCCGCCCCGGGCGGGATTCGGGCGGCGGATGGAAACCGCCAGGTACGGTCACGAAGCCGCCTCTGTTCAAGGGTGCGGCGATTATGGGCGCGGCTATGCTGATCAGCAAAACGATCGGCACGCTCCAGAAGATTCCGCTGCAGAACATTGCCGGGGACCGCGTGTTCGGCATCTACAATGCCGTCTATCCGCTGTATCAGCTGCTGCTGGTCATGGTCACGGCCGGTTTTCCCGTCGCGGTTTCGCTGCTTGTGGCCGAGCGGGCGGGGGATTCCCGCGGTCATCAGCGTGTGCTTGCGGCGAGCGCGCTGCTGTTGGCGGCCGGCGGAGCGGCCGGCTTCGCGCTCTTATGGGGCGGATCGGAGCGGATTGCGGGCTGGATCGGCGACGCCCATACCGCCCCGGCCGTTCGGACGGCCGCGCTCGCCCTTTGGGTGGCGCCGGTTACGGCGGCGCTGCGCGGTTATTATCAGGGGCTCGGCCGAATGACGCCTTCAGCCGTATCGCAGCTGTCGGAGCAGACCGTCCGCGTCGCGGGCATGCTGGCGCTGCTCATGACCGGCTGGCAGCTGGGCTGGTCCGACGCCTCGCTTGCCGCCGGGGCGACGGCAGGCTCCGCGCTCGGGGGAACCGCCGGGCTTGCCGTCATGACGGCCTATTTGCTGCGGGACCGCCGCCCGGGCCGGCAGGCTTTGGCGAGAACTTCGGCCCGGGGCGCAGGCCCGGGCGAAGGGATCGGCACGCTGATGCGGCGGCTGGCGCTGCTCGCGGTGCCGGTGACGCTCGGCGCGCTGGCGGTGCCGGCGCTCGGCGTCGTGGACGCTTTTACGGTGCCGCGGCTGCTGCGCGGCTCCGGGCTCGGCGAGGCCGAAGCGATGTCGCTGTTCGGCCTGTACAGCCGGGGCCAGCCGCTTGTGCAGCTGGTCGTGATGGTCGCCGGCGCGATCGGCGCGGCGCTCGTTCCCGCGCTGGCGGCGGCCCGCGCCCAGCGCGACGAGGGGGCGCTGCGCCGCCACGCAGCGACGGCGATGCGCGCCGCGTGGACGTTCGGCGCGGCGGCGGCGTTGGGGCTCGTGCTGCTGGCCGAGCCCATCAATGTGATGCTGTACGCGGACGATGCCGGGACGCGTACGTTCATGCTTGTCGGGTGCACCGCGCTTGCGGGCACCGTCAATGCCGTTGCGGCGGCGCTGCTGCAGGGGCTCGGGGCGATTCGCGCCCCGGCGCTGTTCATGCTCGCCGCCGCGGCGATGAAGGCGGCGCTCAACGCCGCCCTCGTGCCGGCGCTCGGCCCCGCCGGCGCGGCCTGCGCGGGCATCGCCGCGCTGACGGCGGCCGCCCTGCTGGGCGCGGGCGCCGTGCGCCGCGCCGCAGGCGCGGCCGTGCCCGCGCGCGGCGCCGCGGGCACGCTGTTCGCGCTCGCGTGCATGGCCGCGGCGCTGGTCCTGGCCGAGCGCGGCGGCGCGGCGCTGCTCGGCCCGGCGCTGCCGCCGCGGGCGGCAGCTGCGGCGCTCGCGCTCGGGGGCACGGCCCTCGGCGCGGCTGTGTTCGCCGCCGCCGCGCTGCGCGGCGGCGGCATCGGCGCGCAGGAGCTGCGCGCCCTGCCGGGCGGCGAAGCGCTGGCCGCCCGGCTGCGCCGGTGGCGGCTGCTTCCGCCGGGCGACTAGCGCGAGCGCCGCTTACTGGGCGAGCCGCCGCGGCACCCTCGCCCGGGCGGCCGGCCTCCACACCTTGCGGACCCGCAGACGGCTCCGCCGGGGCACCGGCCTGCACGCCGAACCGGCAGGCCCGCCGCCGCCATGAGGCTCGGCTCGGCCGTACGACCCGCCGGAGCCCGGCCTCGCACCCGGCCGACGGACATACCTGGTTCGTTCCCTGCGAAAGCCGGCCAGACACCCGCGGCTTTTTCACCTAAATACATAGATCATCCATTCAAGGAGGTATCATCATGCAACCGATAATTACCGTGGTCGGGCTCGGCTCCGGGGATGCCGATCAGCTGACGCTTGGCATTTGGCGCAAGCTGCAGACAACATCGCGTATTTACGTGCGGACGGAACGTCACCCGATGATGCGGCTGTTCGGCGAGAACGGGCTGGCGTATACGTCGTTCGACAGCGTGTACGAACGGCTCGACTCATTTCCGGACGTATACGCAGCTATTGCCGACGCCTTGATCCGCGAGGCCAAGACCGCCGCAGGCGCTCCACAGCCCGCACCCGGCGCCGTGCCAACCGCCGCTGGCGCTCCGCAGCCCGTACCCGGGGCCGTGCCAACCGCCGCTGGCGCTCTGCAGCCCGCGCCCGGCACTGCATCAACCGCCGCAGGCGCCCCGCAGCCCGCGCCCGGCGCCGTGCCAACCGCCGCTGGCGCTCCGCAGCCCGCGCCCGGCGCCGCACCAATCGCCGCAGGCGCTCCGCAGCCCGTACACGGCGCCGCATCAACCGCCGCAGGCGCTTCGCACAGCGACGCAGAGATCGTCTACGCCGTTCCGGGCCACCCGATGGTGGCGGAGAAGACCGTGCAGCTGCTGCGCGAGCGGTGCCCGCAGGAAGGAATCAGGCTCCGCGTTCTGGGCGGCGAGAGCTTCCTCGATCAGGCCTTTACGCGGCTTGGCTTCGATCCGATCGAGGGCTTTCAGCTGCTCGACGCCGGGGAGCTTAAGCCGGCGATGATCCGGCCGGAGCTGCATACCGTCATCGGTCAGGTCTACGACGCATTTACCGCTTCCGACGTCAAGCTGACGCTGATGGAGCGTTTGCCCGACGACCATCCGGTCGTCGTCGCCCATGCGCTCGGCGTTGCAGGCGAGGAGCGGATTGAGACAATCCCGCTGTACGAGCTCGACCGGACGACGGGCTTCGGCAACCTGTCGCTCGTCTATGTCCCGCGCTCGGAGGACGAGTCGCTCCGCAACCGGTCCTTCGACCGTTTGCATGAAATCGTCGCCATTTTGCGCAGCCCGGAAGGATGTCCGTGGGACCGCGAGCAGACGCACCGGTCGATCCGCAAAAATTTCATCGAAGAGACGTACGAGGCGATCGAAGCGCTCGACAACGACGACCCCGACGGCATGCGCGAGGAATTCGGCGACGTCATCCTGCAGGTGATGCTGCACAGCCAAATGGAAGAGGAGCTCGGCTCGTTCAGCGTCTACGACGTCATTCAAACGCTGAACGAAAAGCTGCTGTTCCGTCACCCGCACGTCTTCGGCGAGCAGGGCGCGCAGGATGCCGAAGAAGCGCTGAAAAACTGGGAGCAGATGAAAGCGGAAGAGAAGCGGCGCAAAGGGATCGACCCCTCGAAGCAGTCGCTCCTGGACGGCATCCCGCCGGATCTGCCCGGACTTATGAAAGCGTACAAGCTTCAGAAGAAAGCGTCCAAGGTCGGTTTCGACTGGGGCGCAATCGGGCCGGTGTTGGATAAAATCGAAGAGGAGCTCGGCGAGCTGCGGGAAGCGGTCGCGTCGGGAAACGGGGAGGAGCAGGCCGGAGAGCTGGGCGATCTGCTGTTCGCGGCCGTGAATGCCGCCCGTTTCATCGATGCCGACCCGGAAGAGGCGCTGGCACGGACGAATCTCAAATTCAGGAAACGATTTTCATATATTGAAGAGCAGCTTCGTATAAACGGCCGCACGTTTGACCAAACTGATTTAACAGAGATGGATCGGTATTGGGAGGAAGCGAAACGGCTCCCATAACGCGTTATTCAGGGGCGGATTCGCTAAAATTCGGCTGTAATCTCCACAAACCGCAAAAAAAAATCGCCGCAGGGCAGGATTTTTTTAGAAGAAGGCAGAATAGTATTTTCGTAGAAGGCAAGGTTTACGCAGCGGCGTCTGACGCCGGCAGTAACGAGGAACTTGAAAATTAGGGAGGCAATACAAGTATGAACAAGAACGATCTGATCAACAACATTGCCGCAAAAAGCGGCCTGACCAAACGCGACGTTGAAGCGGTGCTGAACGGCTTTCTGGGTGAAGTGACCGACGCCCTCGCCGGCGGCGAAAAAGTACAGCTGATCGGCTTCGGCACGTTCGAAACCCGCAAGCGCTCCGGCCGTACGGGCCGTAACCCGCAAACGGGCAATCCGATTACGATCGCGGAATCGAAGGTACCGGCATTCAAAGCGG
This genomic window from Paenibacillus humicola contains:
- a CDS encoding polysaccharide biosynthesis protein, with the translated sequence MKAGGQGEKQRPGAGEGRSGKGRDPAAGGNGLKPEISRTDRGVTVRLSGSGGQAPERGNAALVEELGRDGQIGGRPPAAVGMSGDEGSFRPGRDSGGGWKPPGTVTKPPLFKGAAIMGAAMLISKTIGTLQKIPLQNIAGDRVFGIYNAVYPLYQLLLVMVTAGFPVAVSLLVAERAGDSRGHQRVLAASALLLAAGGAAGFALLWGGSERIAGWIGDAHTAPAVRTAALALWVAPVTAALRGYYQGLGRMTPSAVSQLSEQTVRVAGMLALLMTGWQLGWSDASLAAGATAGSALGGTAGLAVMTAYLLRDRRPGRQALARTSARGAGPGEGIGTLMRRLALLAVPVTLGALAVPALGVVDAFTVPRLLRGSGLGEAEAMSLFGLYSRGQPLVQLVVMVAGAIGAALVPALAAARAQRDEGALRRHAATAMRAAWTFGAAAALGLVLLAEPINVMLYADDAGTRTFMLVGCTALAGTVNAVAAALLQGLGAIRAPALFMLAAAAMKAALNAALVPALGPAGAACAGIAALTAAALLGAGAVRRAAGAAVPARGAAGTLFALACMAAALVLAERGGAALLGPALPPRAAAAALALGGTALGAAVFAAAALRGGGIGAQELRALPGGEALAARLRRWRLLPPGD
- the mazG gene encoding nucleoside triphosphate pyrophosphohydrolase; this translates as MQPIITVVGLGSGDADQLTLGIWRKLQTTSRIYVRTERHPMMRLFGENGLAYTSFDSVYERLDSFPDVYAAIADALIREAKTAAGAPQPAPGAVPTAAGAPQPVPGAVPTAAGALQPAPGTASTAAGAPQPAPGAVPTAAGAPQPAPGAAPIAAGAPQPVHGAASTAAGASHSDAEIVYAVPGHPMVAEKTVQLLRERCPQEGIRLRVLGGESFLDQAFTRLGFDPIEGFQLLDAGELKPAMIRPELHTVIGQVYDAFTASDVKLTLMERLPDDHPVVVAHALGVAGEERIETIPLYELDRTTGFGNLSLVYVPRSEDESLRNRSFDRLHEIVAILRSPEGCPWDREQTHRSIRKNFIEETYEAIEALDNDDPDGMREEFGDVILQVMLHSQMEEELGSFSVYDVIQTLNEKLLFRHPHVFGEQGAQDAEEALKNWEQMKAEEKRRKGIDPSKQSLLDGIPPDLPGLMKAYKLQKKASKVGFDWGAIGPVLDKIEEELGELREAVASGNGEEQAGELGDLLFAAVNAARFIDADPEEALARTNLKFRKRFSYIEEQLRINGRTFDQTDLTEMDRYWEEAKRLP
- a CDS encoding HU family DNA-binding protein, encoding MNKNDLINNIAAKSGLTKRDVEAVLNGFLGEVTDALAGGEKVQLIGFGTFETRKRSGRTGRNPQTGNPITIAESKVPAFKAGNKLKDAIK